A genomic window from Rhodococcus sp. KBS0724 includes:
- a CDS encoding ABC transporter ATP-binding protein gives MNESVVSKIRVTRALYPGLLRGMWLTVVLAFVAASGRIVVPLTVQYALDHALLQGNAGKDNSTVLLTAVSVGALGVAAAGAASWLLNRRLIRTSENALAAVRIAAFTHIFRLPPARFDDTARGSLVARVTSDVDTVSQFVQTGGVTLVANCAQMLVASSIMLVYSWQLALLVIGVSVVAVVSMRLIQRVIARRFGEVRVAVANLYDGVSDMVNGAEVTRSYGADARIAARVDGLIDTTRRSLLHTQLPLGVNMSLGEAASGAITTAVVLFGAAVGTGHIGWMDLTAGQLVAFLFLITFFVRPLQFSVSILGESQSAVAGLRRVFHLLSEPSVAVDTHTGVPLPVGGIGVRMRGVDFSYSPTKRAIRHLDLDIEPHEHVAVVGETGSGKTTFAKLLTRQLLPTQGTIELGATDIRTITDGSFARRVAIVPQEGFLFDRTVFENIAMGSPGATRADVMDVLGDLGLSAWVQGLGNGLDTVVGTRGDALSAGERQLVALARTALVDPDLLVLDEATSGVDPATDVTVQRALGHLTKGRTTVTIAHRMITAETADTVLLFHDGQLVERGSHAELISAGGRYAALHRAWSAMNSL, from the coding sequence GTGAACGAGTCGGTAGTGTCGAAGATTCGCGTGACCCGCGCGCTCTACCCCGGGTTGCTGCGCGGAATGTGGTTGACGGTTGTGCTGGCGTTCGTTGCTGCCAGCGGACGTATCGTCGTGCCACTGACGGTGCAGTACGCCCTCGATCACGCACTGCTGCAAGGCAATGCGGGTAAAGACAATTCGACGGTGCTGCTCACCGCTGTGAGTGTGGGAGCGCTGGGTGTCGCGGCAGCGGGGGCGGCATCGTGGTTGCTCAACCGTCGTCTGATCCGCACCAGCGAAAATGCATTGGCTGCGGTGCGGATAGCGGCGTTCACGCACATCTTCAGGTTGCCGCCCGCACGATTCGACGACACGGCGCGTGGATCGCTGGTGGCCCGCGTCACGAGCGATGTCGACACTGTGTCCCAGTTCGTTCAGACCGGCGGCGTCACTCTCGTGGCGAACTGCGCACAGATGCTGGTCGCGTCGTCGATCATGCTGGTGTACAGCTGGCAGTTGGCGCTGCTTGTGATCGGGGTATCCGTCGTGGCGGTAGTGAGCATGCGGTTGATTCAACGCGTGATAGCCCGCCGGTTCGGTGAAGTCCGGGTGGCAGTGGCGAATTTGTACGACGGTGTATCCGACATGGTGAACGGCGCGGAGGTGACTCGTTCCTACGGAGCCGATGCGCGCATCGCGGCGCGGGTGGACGGCTTGATCGACACCACGAGGCGATCGCTGCTGCACACCCAATTGCCTTTGGGCGTCAACATGTCTCTGGGCGAAGCCGCCAGCGGAGCCATCACCACGGCCGTCGTGCTGTTCGGTGCTGCGGTGGGCACAGGCCACATCGGGTGGATGGATCTGACCGCAGGTCAGCTGGTCGCATTCCTGTTCCTCATCACGTTCTTCGTGCGGCCACTTCAGTTCTCCGTGTCGATTCTGGGGGAGTCGCAGAGCGCCGTGGCGGGGTTGCGCCGGGTGTTTCACCTGCTGTCCGAGCCCTCGGTCGCAGTGGATACCCACACCGGTGTGCCACTACCGGTCGGTGGTATCGGAGTCCGGATGCGAGGGGTCGATTTTTCGTACAGCCCCACCAAGCGCGCGATTCGTCACCTCGACCTCGACATCGAGCCGCACGAACATGTGGCAGTGGTGGGCGAAACAGGTTCGGGAAAAACGACGTTCGCCAAACTGCTGACCCGTCAACTTCTCCCGACGCAGGGAACGATCGAACTCGGTGCAACCGACATTCGCACCATCACCGACGGTTCGTTTGCCAGACGCGTCGCTATCGTGCCGCAGGAAGGGTTCTTGTTCGACCGCACCGTGTTCGAGAACATCGCGATGGGTAGCCCCGGTGCCACCCGCGCCGACGTCATGGACGTGCTGGGCGATCTGGGTTTGTCCGCGTGGGTGCAGGGACTCGGCAACGGACTCGACACCGTCGTCGGCACGCGGGGCGATGCGTTGTCCGCGGGCGAGCGGCAATTGGTGGCGCTCGCCCGCACCGCGCTGGTCGACCCGGACTTGCTGGTACTGGACGAGGCGACGAGCGGCGTGGATCCCGCCACCGACGTCACGGTGCAGCGAGCTTTGGGGCACTTGACGAAGGGCCGCACGACCGTCACGATCGCCCACCGGATGATCACCGCGGAAACTGCGGACACCGTGCTGCTCTTCCATGACGGTCAACTCGTGGAGCGGGGCTCACATGCCGAATTGATCTCTGCCGGTGGACGTTATGCTGCGCTGCACCGGGCCTGGAGTGCGATGAACAGTTTGTGA
- a CDS encoding NUDIX domain-containing protein yields the protein MANEFADAVPTPKDASTVILVRDAEGAASGIEIFLLQRVKGMAFAGGMTVFPGGGVDKSDGTAEVEWAGPSAEWWAERFSTDVARAKALVLAAVRETFEECGVLLAGPSADTVVADTFGYSAARAALENHELTFSDFLKRENLVLRTDLLRPWANWITPIGEGRRYDTRFFVAASPKGQVADGVTSEAAEVRWQSPQDALDHWRAGGSILLPPTWTQLTELAKYNSVADVLAAEPEIPIILPTLYRDETTFRIDFPNQDDYYIPGPHPWAAGPAK from the coding sequence ATGGCTAACGAGTTTGCGGACGCGGTCCCCACACCCAAAGATGCGTCGACGGTAATTCTGGTCCGTGACGCGGAAGGCGCGGCATCGGGAATTGAGATCTTCCTGCTCCAGCGGGTGAAGGGGATGGCGTTTGCCGGCGGGATGACCGTGTTCCCCGGCGGTGGCGTCGACAAATCGGACGGCACGGCAGAGGTCGAGTGGGCGGGTCCGTCGGCCGAGTGGTGGGCGGAGCGTTTCAGTACCGATGTCGCGCGCGCGAAGGCGCTCGTGTTGGCTGCGGTCCGCGAGACGTTCGAGGAATGCGGTGTTCTGCTCGCCGGGCCGAGCGCGGATACCGTCGTCGCCGACACATTCGGCTACTCGGCGGCGCGAGCGGCTCTCGAGAATCACGAACTCACGTTCAGCGATTTCCTGAAGCGGGAGAATCTGGTTCTGCGTACGGATCTGCTGCGTCCGTGGGCGAACTGGATTACCCCGATCGGGGAGGGCCGTCGATATGACACCCGCTTCTTCGTGGCCGCGTCGCCCAAGGGGCAGGTGGCCGACGGAGTTACCTCCGAGGCCGCCGAGGTTCGCTGGCAGAGTCCGCAGGACGCACTGGATCATTGGCGCGCCGGCGGCAGTATCCTGTTGCCGCCCACCTGGACTCAGCTGACGGAGTTGGCGAAGTACAACTCCGTTGCCGATGTCCTGGCCGCCGAACCCGAGATCCCGATCATTCTCCCGACGCTGTACCGCGACGAGACGACCTTCCGGATCGACTTCCCGAATCAAGACGACTACTACATCCCCGGGCCGCATCCGTGGGCTGCCGGGCCCGCCAAGTAG
- a CDS encoding membrane protein, whose protein sequence is MAMMIAAGLGLDPWDVFHQGVAQRFSLSFGVVTAITGVLVLLLWIPLRQRPGFGTVANVIVIAISVDTSLAFLPDFDSMPIRILVLVSGVLLNGLASVLYIGAGMGPGPRDGLMTGFVARTGLSVRLVRTSIEVVVLAVGWTLGGTVGVGTVLYALGIGPTIQLLIRVLPDSMTAAVTGTRKARTVGPVTASVAPTATGPADPGSPVAVAESNTGTSEPSNHSGVPTVI, encoded by the coding sequence ATGGCGATGATGATCGCCGCCGGACTCGGCCTGGACCCGTGGGACGTTTTTCACCAGGGTGTGGCGCAGCGGTTCTCGTTGAGTTTCGGTGTTGTCACCGCAATCACGGGTGTGCTCGTGCTGCTGCTGTGGATCCCACTCCGTCAACGACCGGGATTCGGAACCGTCGCCAACGTAATTGTCATTGCGATCTCAGTGGATACATCACTGGCCTTTTTGCCGGACTTCGATTCCATGCCAATTCGAATCCTCGTCCTGGTATCCGGTGTCCTTCTCAACGGGTTGGCCAGTGTCCTGTACATCGGGGCGGGAATGGGCCCCGGCCCACGCGACGGCCTGATGACGGGATTTGTCGCGCGCACCGGCTTGTCCGTTCGCCTGGTTCGCACCAGCATCGAGGTTGTTGTGCTTGCCGTGGGGTGGACCCTCGGCGGCACAGTCGGTGTGGGAACCGTGCTGTACGCCTTGGGTATCGGGCCCACGATTCAGCTCTTGATCAGGGTGCTGCCTGATTCCATGACGGCAGCGGTAACGGGTACCCGCAAGGCCAGGACGGTCGGACCCGTAACCGCGAGTGTGGCCCCCACGGCCACGGGGCCGGCCGATCCAGGCTCTCCCGTGGCGGTCGCCGAGTCGAACACCGGAACCAGCGAACCGTCGAACCATTCCGGCGTTCCGACAGTGATCTGA
- a CDS encoding LysR family transcriptional regulator → MYDIRRLILLHDLAELTTMTAVSERHGITTSAVSQQMRLLEEEVGKVLTRRVGRVLRLTHAGRVLVDHTARIVAALEEAESAVAATGEAATGVLTIATFTSALTRLAIPAATWLRGDHQGLRVRLVDAVPVDSVSAVRQLEVDLAITYTYSFQTSVLPVGLESEFLFTDPLVLLAPAPLQERVRRHGFIAVADADWIAAPDGAPSVASIAFSCRQSGFAPRIEHRSGSFSAMAEMVDHGFGVTVLPEMAVPESAKHLIACPIANGAREIGVTYRRASLERPAVAAAIRALRTAAVPLHLAS, encoded by the coding sequence ATGTACGACATACGACGATTGATTCTGCTTCACGACCTCGCGGAACTGACGACGATGACGGCGGTCTCCGAACGTCACGGAATAACCACTTCCGCAGTCTCCCAGCAGATGCGACTCCTCGAGGAGGAAGTGGGCAAGGTTCTCACTCGGAGAGTGGGCCGAGTCCTGCGCCTCACCCACGCGGGCCGCGTTCTGGTCGACCACACGGCGCGCATCGTCGCCGCACTCGAGGAGGCGGAGAGCGCCGTTGCCGCGACAGGCGAGGCGGCTACGGGTGTCCTGACCATCGCGACGTTCACCTCGGCTCTCACCCGCCTCGCCATTCCGGCAGCAACTTGGCTCCGCGGAGACCATCAAGGTCTGCGCGTGCGATTGGTGGACGCTGTGCCCGTCGACTCGGTTTCTGCTGTCCGGCAACTGGAAGTCGATCTGGCGATCACCTACACGTACTCCTTCCAGACGAGTGTGCTGCCGGTCGGGTTGGAGTCGGAGTTCTTGTTCACCGATCCGCTCGTGTTACTGGCACCTGCCCCGCTGCAAGAGCGAGTTCGCCGGCACGGCTTCATAGCAGTAGCCGACGCCGACTGGATCGCCGCTCCCGACGGCGCACCGTCCGTTGCGTCGATTGCATTCTCCTGCAGGCAGTCCGGGTTCGCACCGCGGATCGAACATCGATCGGGAAGTTTCAGCGCGATGGCGGAGATGGTGGATCACGGTTTCGGAGTGACCGTGCTGCCCGAGATGGCGGTACCGGAATCGGCCAAGCACCTCATCGCGTGCCCGATCGCGAACGGCGCCCGTGAGATCGGAGTCACGTACCGTCGTGCTTCGCTGGAGCGGCCGGCGGTGGCCGCCGCCATCCGTGCGCTCAGGACGGCTGCGGTTCCGCTGCATCTGGCATCCTGA
- a CDS encoding ABC transporter ATP-binding protein, which produces MPTPDPDLLIDFDNVLIRRGGSTLVGPVTWKVELDERWVVLGPNGAGKTSLLRIAAGEVFPTSGTAHLLGEVLGRVDVNELKPRIGLSSSSLANRVPADEKVSDLVVSAGYAVLGRWREEYESMDTSRAVEMLESLGAEHLADRTYGTLSEGERKRVLIARALMTDPELLLLDEPAAGLDLGGREELVARLAVLAADPDAPATVLITHHVEEIPPGFTHALLLKEGGVVAQGLLEDVITEENLSNAFSQAITLDQVDGRYFARRTRASGAHRAPVTV; this is translated from the coding sequence GTGCCAACACCTGATCCTGACCTCCTCATCGATTTCGACAACGTTCTCATCCGCCGCGGCGGGTCCACCCTTGTGGGTCCGGTGACGTGGAAGGTGGAGCTCGACGAGCGATGGGTGGTGCTCGGACCCAACGGTGCGGGCAAGACGTCGCTGCTGCGTATCGCGGCCGGTGAGGTGTTTCCCACCAGCGGTACCGCGCATCTGCTGGGCGAGGTGCTCGGCCGCGTCGACGTCAACGAACTCAAGCCGCGCATCGGCCTGTCGTCGTCCTCGCTGGCCAACCGGGTTCCCGCCGACGAAAAGGTCAGCGACCTCGTCGTGTCGGCCGGTTATGCGGTCCTCGGTCGCTGGCGCGAGGAGTACGAGTCGATGGACACATCCCGTGCCGTCGAGATGCTCGAGAGCCTCGGCGCCGAACACCTCGCCGACCGCACGTACGGGACTCTGTCCGAAGGCGAACGCAAGCGAGTCCTCATCGCGCGTGCCCTGATGACCGATCCGGAACTGCTGCTCCTCGACGAACCCGCGGCCGGACTCGACCTCGGCGGCCGCGAAGAACTCGTGGCTCGCCTCGCTGTCCTCGCGGCTGACCCAGATGCACCCGCGACAGTCCTGATCACCCATCACGTCGAAGAGATTCCGCCGGGATTCACCCACGCACTCCTGCTCAAAGAAGGTGGCGTCGTGGCCCAGGGGCTGCTCGAGGACGTCATCACCGAGGAGAACCTCAGCAACGCGTTCAGCCAGGCGATCACCCTCGATCAGGTCGACGGCCGGTACTTCGCGCGTCGTACCCGAGCGTCCGGAGCGCACCGCGCACCCGTCACCGTGTAG